The following coding sequences lie in one Vanacampus margaritifer isolate UIUO_Vmar chromosome 16, RoL_Vmar_1.0, whole genome shotgun sequence genomic window:
- the lcp2a gene encoding lymphocyte cytosolic protein 2a isoform X2: MNCGRVPSRSKVMEWSPQQLADYLRKMNLSDCDRTVLKNSINGMRFVNLTENDLQKFPKLYTPIISKLSADISKKEQKRALTLFVKKTMTPTFHEPVRDFTVPGDNSSDDDDDVNDYESPNSGGEDSGQSDYEKPNDDTDVTEAEHYELPPSEPLAQKLRSGVRLGDPEYIGSKDNRASSKGAPPAVCPRAPLASRPALSPRPVLPSRRSKPPSSSASIGRSTSSVKPPPPSRIDGIRETLPPRPTPPSRHGDSLPPGAGSLPLSVSSAPDVEGWDDDEFDDEDTGYENPMSGGEDSGRSADDDDAENDDTDWADNYEPPPTEPSEELTHKLFPALPCAEDDYVDQVSSRGPPAVSLRPPVSSLPPLSPPRLPGESLPGRDHTPHSARQPPPGKLLPGPPQIFRGNKPGRNSSPIRGPNTEERPSVHSRRPQVNIPDPPGRSKPLGPPPGGSSTSIGMSNSSVRPPPPSRFDGMREQTHSDAPKHNTFTLPKNLPPRLPPPGRHGNSLPSGATSVGSLSLNVYPAAYADNRSNFAGPDRFHPPPQKPPHTQGMDPRWYVGKVTRGQAEGYLKQVSKDGAYLVRDSSHQKSNQPYTLMVLHHNKVFNIQIRHEDKQFQLGTGLKAQESFSSVCDMINYHSQCHLLLIDAKKRCPGQQNQCLLSEPAGIYMTGPHGSQMRSYKTV, from the exons ATGAACTGCGGCCGAGTGCCATCCCGGTCGAAGGTCATGGAGTGGAGCCCTCAGCAGCTGGCCGACTACCTGAGGAAG ATGAATCTGTCCGACTGTGATCGAACTGTGTTGAAGAACTCCATAAACGGAATGCGATTTGTG AACCTGACTGAGAATGACCTGCAGAAATTCCCTAAACTTTATACAcc GATTATTTCCAAGCTGAGTGCTGACATCAGTAAGAAGGAACAAAAACGAGCCCTAACCCTGTTTGTTAAAAA AACCATGACCCCTACATTTCATGAGCCAG TTCGTGATTTTACAGTTCCGGGTGACAATTCTTCT gacgacgatgatgacgtcAATGATTACGAGAGTCCCAACAGCGGCGGCGAGGACAGCGGCCAGAGCGACTACGAGAAACCCAACGACGACACGGACGTCACCGAGGCCGAGCATTACGAACTTCCCCCCTCGGAACCTTTGGCGCAGAAGCTGCGCAGCGGCGTGCGCCTGGGAGACCCCGAGTACATCG GTAGCAAGGATAATCGTGCGTCATCCAAAGGTGCCCCGCCTGCTGTGTGCCCCCGCGCACCACTTGCATCACGTCCGGCGCTGTCGCCTCGG CCGGTCCTGCCCTCTCGAAG GTCCAAACCTCCTTCCTCCTCGGCCTCCATCGGCAGGAGCACCTCATCCGTCAAGCCTCCTCCTCCCAGCAG GATCGATGGAATTAGGGAG ACTCTGCCCCCCCGCCCGACACCCCCGAGCCGCCATGGGGACAG ttTGCCTCCTGGTGCTGGATCACTTCCTCTCAGTGTCTCCTCTG CTCCTGATGTTGAAGGCTGGGACGATGATGAGTTT GATGACGAAGATACTGGTTACGAGAATCCGATGAGCGGCGGCGAGGACAGCGGCAGGAGCGCCGACGATGATGACGCAGAAAACGACGACACGGACTGGGCCGACAATTACGAGCCGCCTCCCACCGAACCTTCGGAGGAGCTGACTCACAAGCTCTTCCCTGCCCTGCCCTGCGCTGAAGACGACTATGTTG ATCAAGTGTCGTCCAGAGGTCCACCAGCAGTCAGTCTGCGCCCACCCGTCTCTTCGCTTCCTCCACTGTCACCACCCCGTTTG CCGGGTGAGTCGTTGCCCGGTCGTGATCACACACCGCACTCTGCCAGACAACCGCCACCAGGCAAAT TGCTTCCGGGGCCCCCTCAGATCTTCCGTGGCAACAAACCAGGCCGAAACTCGTCTCCCATTCGAG GTCCCAACACAGAAGAGAGG CCATCTGTACACTCTCGAAG GCCACAGGTGAACATCCCGGATCCCCCCGGTAGGTCTAAGCCTCTTGGGCCCCCTCCTGGTGGTTCTTCGACCTCCATCGGCATGAGCAACTCTTCCGTCAGGCCGCCTCCTCCCAGCAG GTTTGACGGAATGAGGGAG CAAACACATAGTGATG CACCCAAACACAACACATTTACCCTCCCTAAAAATTTGCCCCCACGCCTGCCACCCCCTGGTCGCCATGGAAACAG TTTGCCTTCTGGTGCCACTTCTGTtgggtctctctctctcaacgtTTATCCTGcag CCTATGCAGATAACAGGAGCAACTTTGCTGGACCGGACCGCTTTCATCCTCCACCACAAAAACCTCCACACACACAG GGAATGGACCCTCGCTGGTATGTTGGTAAAGTAACCCGGGGTCAAGCTGAGGGGTACTTGAAACAAGTCAGCAAG GACGGCGCATACCTGGTGCGGGACAGCTCCCACCAAAAGTCCAACCAGCCGTACACACTGATGGTCCTCCACCACAACAAAGTATTCAATATCCAGATCCGCCATGAGGACAAGCAATTCCAACTCGGAACTGGACTCAAGGCCCAGGAG tccTTCTCATCAGTGTGCGACATGATCAACTATCACTCCCAGTGTCATCTGCTCCTCATCGACGCCAAGAAGCGCTGCCCGGGCCAGCAGAACCAGTGTCTGCTGTCAGAACCGGCCGGGATTTACATGACTGGACCGCATGGATCCCAAATGAGATCTTACAAAACAGTTTAG
- the lcp2a gene encoding lymphocyte cytosolic protein 2a isoform X1 — protein sequence MNCGRVPSRSKVMEWSPQQLADYLRKMNLSDCDRTVLKNSINGMRFVNLTENDLQKFPKLYTPIISKLSADISKKEQKRALTLFVKKTMTPTFHEPVRDFTVPGDNSSDDDDDVNDYESPNSGGEDSGQSDYEKPNDDTDVTEAEHYELPPSEPLAQKLRSGVRLGDPEYIGSKDNRASSKGAPPAVCPRAPLASRPALSPRPVLPSRRLQVDVPDCVARSKPPSSSASIGRSTSSVKPPPPSRIDGIRETLPPRPTPPSRHGDSLPPGAGSLPLSVSSAPDVEGWDDDEFDDEDTGYENPMSGGEDSGRSADDDDAENDDTDWADNYEPPPTEPSEELTHKLFPALPCAEDDYVDQVSSRGPPAVSLRPPVSSLPPLSPPRLPGESLPGRDHTPHSARQPPPGKLLPGPPQIFRGNKPGRNSSPIRGPNTEERPSVHSRRPQVNIPDPPGRSKPLGPPPGGSSTSIGMSNSSVRPPPPSRFDGMREQTHSDAPKHNTFTLPKNLPPRLPPPGRHGNSLPSGATSVGSLSLNVYPAAYADNRSNFAGPDRFHPPPQKPPHTQGMDPRWYVGKVTRGQAEGYLKQVSKDGAYLVRDSSHQKSNQPYTLMVLHHNKVFNIQIRHEDKQFQLGTGLKAQESFSSVCDMINYHSQCHLLLIDAKKRCPGQQNQCLLSEPAGIYMTGPHGSQMRSYKTV from the exons ATGAACTGCGGCCGAGTGCCATCCCGGTCGAAGGTCATGGAGTGGAGCCCTCAGCAGCTGGCCGACTACCTGAGGAAG ATGAATCTGTCCGACTGTGATCGAACTGTGTTGAAGAACTCCATAAACGGAATGCGATTTGTG AACCTGACTGAGAATGACCTGCAGAAATTCCCTAAACTTTATACAcc GATTATTTCCAAGCTGAGTGCTGACATCAGTAAGAAGGAACAAAAACGAGCCCTAACCCTGTTTGTTAAAAA AACCATGACCCCTACATTTCATGAGCCAG TTCGTGATTTTACAGTTCCGGGTGACAATTCTTCT gacgacgatgatgacgtcAATGATTACGAGAGTCCCAACAGCGGCGGCGAGGACAGCGGCCAGAGCGACTACGAGAAACCCAACGACGACACGGACGTCACCGAGGCCGAGCATTACGAACTTCCCCCCTCGGAACCTTTGGCGCAGAAGCTGCGCAGCGGCGTGCGCCTGGGAGACCCCGAGTACATCG GTAGCAAGGATAATCGTGCGTCATCCAAAGGTGCCCCGCCTGCTGTGTGCCCCCGCGCACCACTTGCATCACGTCCGGCGCTGTCGCCTCGG CCGGTCCTGCCCTCTCGAAG GCTTCAAGTGGACGTCCCGGATTGTGTCGCCAGGTCCAAACCTCCTTCCTCCTCGGCCTCCATCGGCAGGAGCACCTCATCCGTCAAGCCTCCTCCTCCCAGCAG GATCGATGGAATTAGGGAG ACTCTGCCCCCCCGCCCGACACCCCCGAGCCGCCATGGGGACAG ttTGCCTCCTGGTGCTGGATCACTTCCTCTCAGTGTCTCCTCTG CTCCTGATGTTGAAGGCTGGGACGATGATGAGTTT GATGACGAAGATACTGGTTACGAGAATCCGATGAGCGGCGGCGAGGACAGCGGCAGGAGCGCCGACGATGATGACGCAGAAAACGACGACACGGACTGGGCCGACAATTACGAGCCGCCTCCCACCGAACCTTCGGAGGAGCTGACTCACAAGCTCTTCCCTGCCCTGCCCTGCGCTGAAGACGACTATGTTG ATCAAGTGTCGTCCAGAGGTCCACCAGCAGTCAGTCTGCGCCCACCCGTCTCTTCGCTTCCTCCACTGTCACCACCCCGTTTG CCGGGTGAGTCGTTGCCCGGTCGTGATCACACACCGCACTCTGCCAGACAACCGCCACCAGGCAAAT TGCTTCCGGGGCCCCCTCAGATCTTCCGTGGCAACAAACCAGGCCGAAACTCGTCTCCCATTCGAG GTCCCAACACAGAAGAGAGG CCATCTGTACACTCTCGAAG GCCACAGGTGAACATCCCGGATCCCCCCGGTAGGTCTAAGCCTCTTGGGCCCCCTCCTGGTGGTTCTTCGACCTCCATCGGCATGAGCAACTCTTCCGTCAGGCCGCCTCCTCCCAGCAG GTTTGACGGAATGAGGGAG CAAACACATAGTGATG CACCCAAACACAACACATTTACCCTCCCTAAAAATTTGCCCCCACGCCTGCCACCCCCTGGTCGCCATGGAAACAG TTTGCCTTCTGGTGCCACTTCTGTtgggtctctctctctcaacgtTTATCCTGcag CCTATGCAGATAACAGGAGCAACTTTGCTGGACCGGACCGCTTTCATCCTCCACCACAAAAACCTCCACACACACAG GGAATGGACCCTCGCTGGTATGTTGGTAAAGTAACCCGGGGTCAAGCTGAGGGGTACTTGAAACAAGTCAGCAAG GACGGCGCATACCTGGTGCGGGACAGCTCCCACCAAAAGTCCAACCAGCCGTACACACTGATGGTCCTCCACCACAACAAAGTATTCAATATCCAGATCCGCCATGAGGACAAGCAATTCCAACTCGGAACTGGACTCAAGGCCCAGGAG tccTTCTCATCAGTGTGCGACATGATCAACTATCACTCCCAGTGTCATCTGCTCCTCATCGACGCCAAGAAGCGCTGCCCGGGCCAGCAGAACCAGTGTCTGCTGTCAGAACCGGCCGGGATTTACATGACTGGACCGCATGGATCCCAAATGAGATCTTACAAAACAGTTTAG
- the lcp2a gene encoding lymphocyte cytosolic protein 2a isoform X4: protein MSQDDDDDVNDYESPNSGGEDSGQSDYEKPNDDTDVTEAEHYELPPSEPLAQKLRSGVRLGDPEYIGSKDNRASSKGAPPAVCPRAPLASRPALSPRPVLPSRRLQVDVPDCVARSKPPSSSASIGRSTSSVKPPPPSRIDGIRETLPPRPTPPSRHGDSLPPGAGSLPLSVSSAPDVEGWDDDEFDDEDTGYENPMSGGEDSGRSADDDDAENDDTDWADNYEPPPTEPSEELTHKLFPALPCAEDDYVDQVSSRGPPAVSLRPPVSSLPPLSPPRLPGESLPGRDHTPHSARQPPPGKLLPGPPQIFRGNKPGRNSSPIRGPNTEERPSVHSRRPQVNIPDPPGRSKPLGPPPGGSSTSIGMSNSSVRPPPPSRFDGMREQTHSDAPKHNTFTLPKNLPPRLPPPGRHGNSLPSGATSVGSLSLNVYPAAYADNRSNFAGPDRFHPPPQKPPHTQGMDPRWYVGKVTRGQAEGYLKQVSKDGAYLVRDSSHQKSNQPYTLMVLHHNKVFNIQIRHEDKQFQLGTGLKAQESFSSVCDMINYHSQCHLLLIDAKKRCPGQQNQCLLSEPAGIYMTGPHGSQMRSYKTV, encoded by the exons ATGAGCCAG gacgacgatgatgacgtcAATGATTACGAGAGTCCCAACAGCGGCGGCGAGGACAGCGGCCAGAGCGACTACGAGAAACCCAACGACGACACGGACGTCACCGAGGCCGAGCATTACGAACTTCCCCCCTCGGAACCTTTGGCGCAGAAGCTGCGCAGCGGCGTGCGCCTGGGAGACCCCGAGTACATCG GTAGCAAGGATAATCGTGCGTCATCCAAAGGTGCCCCGCCTGCTGTGTGCCCCCGCGCACCACTTGCATCACGTCCGGCGCTGTCGCCTCGG CCGGTCCTGCCCTCTCGAAG GCTTCAAGTGGACGTCCCGGATTGTGTCGCCAGGTCCAAACCTCCTTCCTCCTCGGCCTCCATCGGCAGGAGCACCTCATCCGTCAAGCCTCCTCCTCCCAGCAG GATCGATGGAATTAGGGAG ACTCTGCCCCCCCGCCCGACACCCCCGAGCCGCCATGGGGACAG ttTGCCTCCTGGTGCTGGATCACTTCCTCTCAGTGTCTCCTCTG CTCCTGATGTTGAAGGCTGGGACGATGATGAGTTT GATGACGAAGATACTGGTTACGAGAATCCGATGAGCGGCGGCGAGGACAGCGGCAGGAGCGCCGACGATGATGACGCAGAAAACGACGACACGGACTGGGCCGACAATTACGAGCCGCCTCCCACCGAACCTTCGGAGGAGCTGACTCACAAGCTCTTCCCTGCCCTGCCCTGCGCTGAAGACGACTATGTTG ATCAAGTGTCGTCCAGAGGTCCACCAGCAGTCAGTCTGCGCCCACCCGTCTCTTCGCTTCCTCCACTGTCACCACCCCGTTTG CCGGGTGAGTCGTTGCCCGGTCGTGATCACACACCGCACTCTGCCAGACAACCGCCACCAGGCAAAT TGCTTCCGGGGCCCCCTCAGATCTTCCGTGGCAACAAACCAGGCCGAAACTCGTCTCCCATTCGAG GTCCCAACACAGAAGAGAGG CCATCTGTACACTCTCGAAG GCCACAGGTGAACATCCCGGATCCCCCCGGTAGGTCTAAGCCTCTTGGGCCCCCTCCTGGTGGTTCTTCGACCTCCATCGGCATGAGCAACTCTTCCGTCAGGCCGCCTCCTCCCAGCAG GTTTGACGGAATGAGGGAG CAAACACATAGTGATG CACCCAAACACAACACATTTACCCTCCCTAAAAATTTGCCCCCACGCCTGCCACCCCCTGGTCGCCATGGAAACAG TTTGCCTTCTGGTGCCACTTCTGTtgggtctctctctctcaacgtTTATCCTGcag CCTATGCAGATAACAGGAGCAACTTTGCTGGACCGGACCGCTTTCATCCTCCACCACAAAAACCTCCACACACACAG GGAATGGACCCTCGCTGGTATGTTGGTAAAGTAACCCGGGGTCAAGCTGAGGGGTACTTGAAACAAGTCAGCAAG GACGGCGCATACCTGGTGCGGGACAGCTCCCACCAAAAGTCCAACCAGCCGTACACACTGATGGTCCTCCACCACAACAAAGTATTCAATATCCAGATCCGCCATGAGGACAAGCAATTCCAACTCGGAACTGGACTCAAGGCCCAGGAG tccTTCTCATCAGTGTGCGACATGATCAACTATCACTCCCAGTGTCATCTGCTCCTCATCGACGCCAAGAAGCGCTGCCCGGGCCAGCAGAACCAGTGTCTGCTGTCAGAACCGGCCGGGATTTACATGACTGGACCGCATGGATCCCAAATGAGATCTTACAAAACAGTTTAG
- the lcp2a gene encoding lymphocyte cytosolic protein 2a isoform X3: MSQMTSPIRDFTVPGDNSSDDDDDVNDYESPNSGGEDSGQSDYEKPNDDTDVTEAEHYELPPSEPLAQKLRSGVRLGDPEYIGSKDNRASSKGAPPAVCPRAPLASRPALSPRPVLPSRRLQVDVPDCVARSKPPSSSASIGRSTSSVKPPPPSRIDGIRETLPPRPTPPSRHGDSLPPGAGSLPLSVSSAPDVEGWDDDEFDDEDTGYENPMSGGEDSGRSADDDDAENDDTDWADNYEPPPTEPSEELTHKLFPALPCAEDDYVDQVSSRGPPAVSLRPPVSSLPPLSPPRLPGESLPGRDHTPHSARQPPPGKLLPGPPQIFRGNKPGRNSSPIRGPNTEERPSVHSRRPQVNIPDPPGRSKPLGPPPGGSSTSIGMSNSSVRPPPPSRFDGMREQTHSDAPKHNTFTLPKNLPPRLPPPGRHGNSLPSGATSVGSLSLNVYPAAYADNRSNFAGPDRFHPPPQKPPHTQGMDPRWYVGKVTRGQAEGYLKQVSKDGAYLVRDSSHQKSNQPYTLMVLHHNKVFNIQIRHEDKQFQLGTGLKAQESFSSVCDMINYHSQCHLLLIDAKKRCPGQQNQCLLSEPAGIYMTGPHGSQMRSYKTV, translated from the exons ATGAGCCAG ATGACCTCGCCAA TTCGTGATTTTACAGTTCCGGGTGACAATTCTTCT gacgacgatgatgacgtcAATGATTACGAGAGTCCCAACAGCGGCGGCGAGGACAGCGGCCAGAGCGACTACGAGAAACCCAACGACGACACGGACGTCACCGAGGCCGAGCATTACGAACTTCCCCCCTCGGAACCTTTGGCGCAGAAGCTGCGCAGCGGCGTGCGCCTGGGAGACCCCGAGTACATCG GTAGCAAGGATAATCGTGCGTCATCCAAAGGTGCCCCGCCTGCTGTGTGCCCCCGCGCACCACTTGCATCACGTCCGGCGCTGTCGCCTCGG CCGGTCCTGCCCTCTCGAAG GCTTCAAGTGGACGTCCCGGATTGTGTCGCCAGGTCCAAACCTCCTTCCTCCTCGGCCTCCATCGGCAGGAGCACCTCATCCGTCAAGCCTCCTCCTCCCAGCAG GATCGATGGAATTAGGGAG ACTCTGCCCCCCCGCCCGACACCCCCGAGCCGCCATGGGGACAG ttTGCCTCCTGGTGCTGGATCACTTCCTCTCAGTGTCTCCTCTG CTCCTGATGTTGAAGGCTGGGACGATGATGAGTTT GATGACGAAGATACTGGTTACGAGAATCCGATGAGCGGCGGCGAGGACAGCGGCAGGAGCGCCGACGATGATGACGCAGAAAACGACGACACGGACTGGGCCGACAATTACGAGCCGCCTCCCACCGAACCTTCGGAGGAGCTGACTCACAAGCTCTTCCCTGCCCTGCCCTGCGCTGAAGACGACTATGTTG ATCAAGTGTCGTCCAGAGGTCCACCAGCAGTCAGTCTGCGCCCACCCGTCTCTTCGCTTCCTCCACTGTCACCACCCCGTTTG CCGGGTGAGTCGTTGCCCGGTCGTGATCACACACCGCACTCTGCCAGACAACCGCCACCAGGCAAAT TGCTTCCGGGGCCCCCTCAGATCTTCCGTGGCAACAAACCAGGCCGAAACTCGTCTCCCATTCGAG GTCCCAACACAGAAGAGAGG CCATCTGTACACTCTCGAAG GCCACAGGTGAACATCCCGGATCCCCCCGGTAGGTCTAAGCCTCTTGGGCCCCCTCCTGGTGGTTCTTCGACCTCCATCGGCATGAGCAACTCTTCCGTCAGGCCGCCTCCTCCCAGCAG GTTTGACGGAATGAGGGAG CAAACACATAGTGATG CACCCAAACACAACACATTTACCCTCCCTAAAAATTTGCCCCCACGCCTGCCACCCCCTGGTCGCCATGGAAACAG TTTGCCTTCTGGTGCCACTTCTGTtgggtctctctctctcaacgtTTATCCTGcag CCTATGCAGATAACAGGAGCAACTTTGCTGGACCGGACCGCTTTCATCCTCCACCACAAAAACCTCCACACACACAG GGAATGGACCCTCGCTGGTATGTTGGTAAAGTAACCCGGGGTCAAGCTGAGGGGTACTTGAAACAAGTCAGCAAG GACGGCGCATACCTGGTGCGGGACAGCTCCCACCAAAAGTCCAACCAGCCGTACACACTGATGGTCCTCCACCACAACAAAGTATTCAATATCCAGATCCGCCATGAGGACAAGCAATTCCAACTCGGAACTGGACTCAAGGCCCAGGAG tccTTCTCATCAGTGTGCGACATGATCAACTATCACTCCCAGTGTCATCTGCTCCTCATCGACGCCAAGAAGCGCTGCCCGGGCCAGCAGAACCAGTGTCTGCTGTCAGAACCGGCCGGGATTTACATGACTGGACCGCATGGATCCCAAATGAGATCTTACAAAACAGTTTAG
- the zmat2 gene encoding zinc finger matrin-type protein 2, producing MASGSGSSKNDFRRKWDKDEYENLAQKRLTEEREKESRDGKIAPPVKRENLRHRDYKVDLESKLGKTIVITKTTPQAEMGGYYCNVCDCVVKDSINFLDHINGKKHQRNLGMSMRVERSSLDQVKKRFEVNKKKMEEKQKEYDFEERMKELREEEEKAKAYKKEKLKERKRRAEDDGDFEDDEEMAAVMGFSGFGSSKKSH from the exons ATGGCGTCTGGCAGCGGg TCGAGTAAGAATGACTTCCGTCGAAAGTGGGACAAAGACGAGTATGAGAATCTCGCTCAGAAGCGTCTCACTGAGGAGCGAGAAAAAGAGAGCAGAGATG GGAAAATCGCGCCACCGGTCAAGCGGGAGAATCTGCGTCATCGAGACTACAAAGTGGACCTGGAGTCCAAACTGGGGAAGACCATCGTTATCACCAAGACGACCCCTCAGGCTGAGATGGGCGG CTACTACTGCAATGTTTGTGACTGCGTGGTGAAAGACTCCATCAACTTCCTGGATCACATCAATGGCAAGAAAc ATCAGAGGAACCTCGGCATGTCTATGAGAGTTGAGCGGTCGTCCCTGGACCAGGTCAAGAAGCGCTTTGAGGTGAACAAGAAGAAAATGGAGGAGAAGCAGAAAGAGTACGACTTTGAGGAGCGCATGAAGGAGCTGCGAGAAGAG GAGGAGAAGGCAAAGGCCTACAAGAAGGAGAAACTGAAAGAGAGGAAGCGCCGGGCCGAAGACGACGGTGACTTTGAGGATGACGAGGAAATGGCGGCCGTCATGGGTTTCTCAGGGTTCGGGTCTTCTAAAAAGAGTCACTGA
- the slbp2 gene encoding stem-loop binding protein 2 encodes MSRSGVEPAVQSPPLSSSFCFSPRTCVCAKGWSTAIWNGLPEPLLAAGCSTPEPWLLPGCSSVFDSLVSNVSPIPMSPAAVGPRGAEKTASNKPRRTSILERCILKVSTSSIAVGTDDLDKRAALARCCPRMPDPSSTETNASVLKRRQKQILYGRNTSGYQNYLQQVPKHLRDPKLHPSTPNKYRKYSRRSWDMQVRLWRRALHQWDPPSDLSPDPCDLTLDPVEQLQNQMAKMTSDLCDDGGEKKRGETLAASSVYPLSADMSPELPGAWNVPLSLDSERCRRPPRSPPGLSCSFRIQLNNKGMSDWLHLQLEDEHARDFSADDQRVPMVSDQFLWNHY; translated from the exons ATGTCACGCAGCGGAGTAGAACCTGCAGTCCAGAGCCCACCGCTCTCCTCCAG TTTCTGTTTCAGCCCGCGGACTTGCGTTTGTGCTAAGGGCTGGTCTACGGCCATATGGAACGGTCTCCCCGAACCACTTCTGGCTGCTGGTTGCTCTACCCCTGAGCCTTGGCTCCTTCCTGGCTGTAGTTCTGTCTTTGACAGCCTGGTCAG TAACGTCTCTCCGATCCCGATGTCTCCAGCGGCAGTCGGCCCGCGAGGAGCAGAGAAAACTGCCAGCAACAAGCCACGCAG GACGTCCATCTTGGAGCGTTGCATCCTTAAAGTGTCCACCAGCAGCATTGCTGTGGGAACGGATGATCTGGATAAGAG GGCTGCGCTCGCTCGCTGCTGCCCTCGCATGCCAGACCCGAGCAGCACCGAGACCAATGCCTCGGTTCTCAAGCGCAGGCAGAAGCAGATCTTGTACGGCAGGAACACGAGCGGCTACCAGAACTACCTGCAGCAAGTTCCTAA ACACTTGCGAGACCCAAAACTCCACCCATCCACCCCCAACAAATACAGGAAGTACAGCAGGCGCTCGTGGGACATGCAAGTTCGTCTGTGGCGACGAGCACTGCACCAGTGGGACCCGCCTAGCGACCTCTCGCCGGACCCTTGCGACCTCACCCTCGACCCCGTGGAGCAACT GCAGAACCAGATGGCAAAAATGACCTCTGATTTGTGTGATGATGGAGGAGAGAAGAAGAGAGGGGAGACCCTGGCGGCCTCCTCTGTGTACCCCCTGTCGGCCGACATGTCGCCGGAGCTGCCTGGCGCCTGGAATGTGCCACTGTCACTg GACTCCGAGAGGTGCCGCCGACCTCCTCGCTCTCCCCCTGGCCTCAGCTGCTCCTTCAGGATTCAGCTGAACAACAAAGGCATGTCCGACTGGCTCCACCTCCAGCTGGAGGATGAGCATGCAAGAG ATTTCAGTGCTGATGACCAACGGGTCCCGATGGTTTCGGACCAGTTCTTATGGAATCACTACTGA